The proteins below come from a single Ailuropoda melanoleuca isolate Jingjing chromosome 1, ASM200744v2, whole genome shotgun sequence genomic window:
- the CD36 gene encoding platelet glycoprotein 4, producing the protein MGCDRNCGLIAGAVIGAVLAVFGGILMPVGDMLIENTIKKQAVLEEGTVAYQNWVKTGSEVYRQFWIFDVQNPEEVVVNSSAIKVKQRGPYTYRVRYLAKENITHDSESHTVSFVQPNGAIFEPSLSVGTENDTLTVLNLAVVAAAHLYPSAFVQVVLNSLIKKSKSSLFQKRTVKEFLWGYKDPFLSLAPYPVSTTVGVFYPYNNTADGVYTVFSGKDNINQVAVIDTYKGKRNLSYWPSYCDMINGTDASSFPPFVEKTRVLRFFSSDICRSIYAVFGAEINLKGIPVYRFVLPPVAFASPLQNPDNHCFCTEKVISKNCTSYGVLDIGKCKDGKPVYISLPHFLHASPDVGEPIEGLSPNEEEHSTYLDVEPITGFTLRFAKRLQINLLVKPAKKIDVLKNLKRNYIVPILWLNESGTIGDENAEKFRKQVTGKINLLGLVEMILLSVGVVMFVAFMISYCACRSKKVK; encoded by the exons ATGGGCTGTGATCGGAACTGTGGGCTCATTGCTGGTGCTGTCATCGGCGCCGTGCTGGCCGTGTTCGGAGGGATTCTGATGCCAGTCGGAGACATGCTCATTGAGAATACCATTAAGAAG caaGCTGTACTCGAAGAAGGTACAGTTGCCTATCAAAATTGGGTTAAAACTGGCTCAGAAGTTTATAGACAGTTTTGGATCTTTGACGTGCAAAACCCAGAGGAAGTGGTTGTGAACAGCAGCGCAATTAAGGTTAAACAAAGAGGTCCTTACACATACAG agttCGTTATCTAGCCAAAGAAAATATAACCCACGACTCTGAGAGCCACACAGTCTCTTTTGTCCAGCCCAATGGTGCCATCTTCGAACCTTCACTTTCCGTTGGAACAGAGAATGACACTCTCACTGTTCTCAATCTGGCTGTAGTG gctgCAGCCCATCTCTATCCAAGTGCATTTGTTCAAGTGGTACTCAATTCACTTATCAAAAAGTCAAAATCTTCTTTGTTTCAAAAAAGAACTGTGAAAGAGTTTTTGTGGGGCTATAAGGATCCGTTCTTGAGTTTGGCTCCATACCCTGTTTCCACAACAGTTGGTGTGTTTTATCCT TACAACAACACCGCAGATGGAGTTTATACAGTTTTCAGTGGGAAAGACAACATAAACCAAGTTGCCGTAATTGACACTTATAAAGGTAAAAG GAATCTGTCCTATTGGCCAAGCTATTGTGACATGATTAATGGTACAG ATGCATCCTCATTTCCACCTTTTGTTGAGAAGACGCGAGTATTGCGTTTCTTTTCCTCTGACATTTGCAG GTCAATCTATGCTGTGTTTGGAGCTGAAATTAATCTGAAAGGAATCCCTGTCTATAGATTTGTTCTTCCACCTGTGGCCTTTGCATCTCCACTTCAAAATCCAGATAACCATTGTTTCTGCACAGAAAAAGTTATCTCAAAAAATTGTACGTCATATGGTGTGCTAGACATTGGCAAATGCAAAGACG gaAAACCTGTGTACATTTCACTTCCTCATTTTCTACATGCAAGTCCTGATGTTGGAGAACCTATTGAAGGCTTAAGTCCAAATGAAGAGGAACATAGCACATACTTAGATGTTGAACCT ataaCTGGATTCACTTTACGATTCGCAAAACGGCTACAAATCAACCTATTGGTCAAGCCAGCAAAAAAAATTGA CGTATTAAAGAATCTGAAGCGAAACTATATCGTGCCTATTCTTTGGCTTAATgag AGTGGTACCATTGGTgatgaaaatgcagaaaaattcagaaaacaagtgACTGGAAAAATAAACCTCCTTGGCCTGGTAGAAATGATCTTACTCAGTGTTGGTGTGGTGATGTTTGTTGCTTTTATGATTTCATACTGTGCATGCAGatcaaagaaagtaaaataa